In the Styela clava chromosome 8, kaStyClav1.hap1.2, whole genome shotgun sequence genome, one interval contains:
- the LOC120345938 gene encoding uncharacterized protein LOC120345938, with product MSHKLNPGVYITLIITILLIIWMLLNEPENPIVDMEHYMKQHIIVEFFNSLHPLLSGLFIGLFCLFLCWTVIYYNRLNVGDFPSTPLSPSRSIFQISDIVHPSEVDGFNAVLAYSTAVLVSLGAASVIVYNSLTE from the exons atgtCACACAAACTAAACCCAGGTGTTTACATCACCTTGATAATTACAATACTGTTGATCATATGGATGCTGCTTAATGAACCAGAAAATCCCATTGTTGATATGGAACATTATATGAAGCAGCATATTATTGTGGAGTTCTTTAACTCTTTGCATCCATTGTTATCGGGACTATTTATTG GCTTGTTCTGTCTATTTCTATGCTGGACTGTCATCTACTACAATAGATTAAATGTTGGAGATTTTCCATCAACTCCACTCTCACCAAGCAGATCAATCTTTCAAATATCAGACAT AGTTCATCCGTCAGAAGTTGATGGTTTCAATGCCGTACTTGCATATTCTACAGCGGTTTTAGTTTCCCTTGGTGCAGCAAGTGTTATTGTGTACAATTCACTAACTGAATGA
- the LOC120345941 gene encoding rRNA N(6)-adenosine-methyltransferase METTL5-like, producing MKLRHLESHLENVERFKEPKIALEQYVTSPHIAACMIHTAETRYNDISGKVVADLGCGCGVLSIAASLMECDFCFSIDIDEDALEICYQNCEEFEACNIDLIQADVAFATEIVGKSNRNIDTVIMNPPFGTKNNQGVDMMFLNIASKMAKHTIYSLHKTSTRSHVFRKAKEFGLQAEVVAELRYDLPSSHKFHKSRTKDIEVDFIRFEIV from the exons ATGAAGTTACGACATCTTGAAAGTCACCTAGAAAATGTTGAGCGCTTCAAGGAACCAAAAATTGCATTGGAACAGTATGTGACTTCTCCACATATTGCAG CTTGTATGATTCATACAGCAGAAACCAGGTATAATGATATCAGTGGGAAAGTTGTAGCAGATCTAGGATGTGGTTGTGGGGTTTTGTCAATTGCTGCTTCACTTATGGAATGTGATTTCTGCTTTTCAATAGATATAGATGAAG ATGCATTAGAGATTTGCTATCAAAACTGTGAAGAATTTGAAGCATGCAACATTGATTTAATTCAAGCTGATGTGGCCTTTGCAACAGAAATAGTTGGAAAATCTAACAG GAATATTGACACAGTTATAATGAATCCTCCATTTGGAACTAAGAACAATCAGG GTGTTGATATGATGTTCTTGAACATTGCATCTAAGATGGCTAAGCACACAATTTATTCTTTGCACAAGACAAGTACAAGATCTCATGTCTTCAGGAAGGCAAAAGAATTTGGACTCCAAGCAGAAGTGGTTGCTG AACTGAGATATGATCTTCCTTCATCTCATAAGTTCCACAAGTCGAGAACGAAAGACATCGAAGTTGATTTCATACGTTTTGAGATTGTATGA
- the LOC120345748 gene encoding carbohydrate sulfotransferase 14-like, whose amino-acid sequence MNNRFFQLALAVLFFHQLGKFLLSLSSSSVDVQAYQVRSPPDQIETYHVSNDEDFSISQFNGIANGKERRQRLGNLRSACSTSKSSKILKHLNVKERSVLLKHIIVSDKYKFLYCYTPKVACSNWKRVVMVLDGVSDGFVKDHPHGLKYLYQYSSKEIDYRLKNYFKFTFVRNPLERLLSAYRNKFGEIEDIMRTYGVKIKKRYGKSGASQEEYTGKIPGDDVSFEEFIRFLLDNSVVENMNEHWAPMHILCQPCVVDYDFIGSYDNLYEDSEKVLQQIKAPKDLHFPTRQSYYSPSSLSTTAYYYSVVNNTYLESLFAKYYQDFTLFSYPFPKIK is encoded by the exons ATGAACAATAGATTCTTTCAGTTGGCGCTTGCTGTTCTGTTTTTTCACCAACTGGGGAAATTTTTGCTTTCGCTATCAAGTTCCTCTGTTGACGTCCAAGCATATCAAGTGCGTTCCCCGCCTGACCAGATTGAAACATATCACGTCAGTAATGATGAGGACTTCAGTATTTCCCAATTCAATGGGATTGCTAATGGG AAAGAAAGACGCCAGAGACTTGGCAATCTTCGTTCAGCATGTTCTACATCAAAATCATCCAAGATTCTGAAGCATCTGAATGTAAAAGAAAGGAGTGTTTTACTAAAGCATATTATTGTCAGCGACAAATATAAGTTTCTTTATTGTTACACCCCAAAG GTAGCATGCTCAAATTGGAAAAGAGTTGTCATGGTGTTGGATGGGGTATCCGATGGTTTTGTGAAAGATCATCCTCATGGTTTGAAGTATTTATATCAATATTCAAGCAAAGAAATTGATtacagattgaaaaattatttcaaatttacttTTGTACGAAATCCTCTTGAAAG ATTGTTGTCAGCCTACAGAAATAAATTCGGGGAGATAGAAGATATTATGAGGACATATGgagtaaaaattaaaaagagaTATGGTAAATCTGGTGCATCACAG GAAGAATATACTGGTAAGATTCCTGGTGATGACGTCAGTTTTGAAGAATTCATCAGATTTCTTCTTGACAACAGTGTTGTTGAAAACATGAATGAACATTGGGCCCCAATGCATATTCTCTGTCAACCATGTGTAGTTGA TTATGATTTCATTGGTTCCTATGACAACTTATATGAAGATTCAGAAAAAGTATTGCAGCAGATTAAAGCACCTAAAGATCTACACTTTCCAACTCGTCAATCATATTATTCTCCTTCCAGCTTATCCACAACTGCGTATTATTACTCAGTAGTTAACAACACATATCTTGAAAGTCTGTTTGCAAAGTATTATCAAGACTTTACTTTATTTTCGTACCCGTTTCCAAAGATAAAATAA